In a single window of the Candidatus Cloacimonadota bacterium genome:
- the rocD gene encoding ornithine--oxo-acid transaminase, with the protein MSENLKYGTISSQKAMELEDKYGAHNYAPLPVVLAKGEGVFVWDPEGKRYYDFLSAYSAVNQGHCHPKIVNALIEQAKELTLTSRAFFNNKLGDFEKYITEYFGYDMALMMNTGAEGVETAMKLARKWAYKVKGVEADRAIIIFAEGNFHGRTISIVSASTDPDCRDGFGPFLPGIETVPYNDPAALKSFLEKHGKNVAAFIVEPIQGEAGVYVPDEGYLKACYDICKEYNVLFVADEIQSGLARTGKMLACDYENVRPDMLILGKALSGGVMPVSVVLADREIMLTIEPGQHGSTYGGFPLACVVAKAALEVLKEEKLAERSYELGIKFREALNAIKHPMVKIVRGKGLLNAIVVEPKDGIEAWDVCVKLKEEGVLCKPTHRHIIRLAPPLTITEEQLMEVAQIIGKVFNSL; encoded by the coding sequence ATGTCCGAAAATCTCAAGTACGGAACCATCAGTTCACAAAAAGCTATGGAATTGGAAGATAAATATGGAGCTCACAACTATGCGCCGTTACCGGTGGTTTTGGCAAAAGGAGAAGGTGTGTTCGTTTGGGATCCAGAGGGAAAGCGCTATTACGACTTTCTTTCAGCCTATTCAGCAGTAAACCAGGGCCATTGCCATCCCAAAATTGTCAATGCGCTCATCGAACAGGCAAAGGAGCTGACACTCACATCACGGGCGTTTTTCAACAACAAACTGGGTGATTTTGAAAAGTATATCACCGAATATTTTGGCTATGACATGGCGCTGATGATGAACACCGGCGCGGAAGGCGTTGAAACCGCCATGAAGCTTGCCCGCAAATGGGCTTACAAGGTCAAGGGCGTGGAAGCAGACAGAGCCATCATCATTTTTGCGGAAGGCAACTTCCATGGTCGCACCATCAGCATCGTTTCCGCATCCACCGATCCGGATTGCCGCGACGGTTTCGGACCATTTTTGCCTGGCATCGAAACAGTTCCCTACAACGATCCCGCCGCCCTGAAATCTTTCCTGGAAAAACACGGAAAGAACGTGGCAGCCTTCATCGTTGAACCCATCCAGGGTGAAGCCGGAGTTTACGTTCCGGACGAAGGCTATCTGAAAGCCTGTTATGACATTTGCAAAGAATATAATGTTCTCTTTGTGGCAGATGAAATTCAAAGCGGACTTGCCCGCACCGGTAAGATGCTTGCTTGCGACTATGAAAACGTTCGCCCCGACATGCTGATTCTGGGCAAAGCCCTTTCCGGTGGCGTGATGCCAGTTTCGGTTGTTTTGGCAGATCGCGAAATCATGCTCACCATCGAGCCCGGACAGCATGGATCCACCTATGGCGGTTTCCCGCTGGCATGCGTGGTTGCCAAAGCCGCTCTGGAAGTGCTGAAAGAAGAAAAGCTTGCCGAGCGTTCCTACGAACTTGGCATCAAGTTTCGCGAAGCCCTGAATGCCATCAAGCATCCCATGGTGAAGATTGTGCGAGGAAAAGGCTTGTTGAACGCCATCGTGGTTGAGCCCAAGGATGGTATCGAAGCTTGGGACGTTTGCGTGAAACTGAAAGAAGAAGGCGTGCTTTGCAAACCCACCCATCGCCATATTATTCGTTTGGCACCACCTTTGACCATCACTGAAGAGCAGCTCATGGAAGTTGCTCAAATCATTGGAAAAGTATTTAATTCCCTGTAA
- a CDS encoding GTPase Era: MKRPDFRSGFVAIIGKPNTGKSTLMNRILGEKLSITSPKPQTTRYAIKGILNRDDCQIIFIDTPGYLRPRYELQERMRKIWTDAFKDVDLVLFMSETQRFPTEYDLEVLEQLKEVRTPQIAVFNKLDLTPDLSREALISHLPKSVNETVFISATTGEGLNEMMEALLRYIPFHEPYYEEDQLSDLPLRFFAQEVIREGIFHNFSQEIPYATAVLIEAFKEEREQTVIDAVIWLERQSQKPIIIGRKGENLARIRRYAEAQLSTFLETKVLIHLWVKVKPGWRKKSTALKELGFN; the protein is encoded by the coding sequence ATGAAAAGACCAGATTTTCGCAGCGGCTTTGTGGCTATCATCGGTAAGCCTAACACCGGTAAATCAACTTTGATGAACCGGATTTTGGGAGAAAAGCTTTCCATAACTTCGCCCAAGCCCCAAACCACGCGCTATGCCATCAAAGGCATCCTTAACCGTGATGATTGCCAAATCATTTTCATTGACACACCTGGCTATTTGCGGCCTCGCTATGAACTTCAGGAACGAATGCGCAAAATATGGACGGATGCCTTCAAGGATGTGGATCTGGTGCTTTTTATGAGCGAAACACAGCGTTTCCCAACTGAATATGATCTGGAAGTTCTGGAACAGCTCAAAGAGGTGCGCACCCCGCAGATTGCGGTGTTTAATAAACTGGATTTGACACCGGATCTTTCACGTGAAGCCTTGATTTCGCATCTGCCGAAAAGTGTGAACGAAACGGTTTTTATTTCCGCCACAACGGGTGAAGGTTTAAATGAGATGATGGAAGCACTTTTGCGCTACATTCCATTTCATGAACCCTATTATGAGGAAGACCAGCTTTCAGATTTGCCTCTGCGCTTTTTTGCCCAGGAAGTGATTCGGGAAGGAATATTCCACAATTTTTCTCAGGAAATCCCTTACGCAACCGCTGTTTTAATCGAAGCTTTCAAAGAAGAAAGAGAGCAGACTGTGATCGATGCGGTAATCTGGTTGGAGCGCCAAAGCCAAAAGCCAATCATCATCGGCAGAAAAGGGGAAAATCTGGCTCGGATACGGCGTTACGCGGAGGCACAGTTAAGCACATTTTTGGAAACCAAAGTCTTGATTCATCTGTGGGTAAAAGTGAAGCCCGGCTGGCGAAAAAAGAGCACAGCCCTGAAGGAATTGGGTTTCAATTAA